In one window of Pseudoalteromonas espejiana DSM 9414 DNA:
- the prfC gene encoding peptide chain release factor 3, with translation MADQNIINEISKRRTFAIISHPDAGKTTITEKVLLFGQAIQKAGTVKGRGSNQHAKSDWMEMEKERGISVTTSVMQFPYNNALVNLLDTPGHEDFSEDTYRTLTAVDSCLMVIDAAKGVEERTRKLMEVTRLRTTPIVTFMNKCDRDIRDPMELLDEVETELNIACAPITWPIGCGKEFKGVYHIHNDEAVLYKTGQGHTIQEVRTVKGLDNPELDTAIGEELAEQLREELELVIGASNEFDLELFLAGELSPVYFGTALGNFGVDHVLDGLTQWAPTPLPRETEDRQVIATEENFTGFVFKIQANMDPKHRDRIAFMRIVSGKYSQGMKMNHVRLGKQISISDAVTFMAGDRERAADAFAGDIIGLHNHGTIQIGDTFTQGEKLKFSGIPNFAPELFRRIRLRDPLKQKQLLKGLVQLSEEGAVQVFRPLINNDLIVGAVGVLQFDVVVARLKAEYNVDAIYEGVNVNTARWVSSTDVKKFEEFKRKCESNLALDGGDNLTYIAPSRVNLNLSTERYPEVTFNHTREN, from the coding sequence ATGGCAGACCAGAATATTATCAACGAAATTAGCAAGCGAAGGACTTTTGCAATCATATCGCACCCGGATGCTGGTAAAACCACCATCACCGAAAAAGTACTTTTGTTCGGACAAGCGATTCAAAAAGCCGGAACAGTAAAAGGCCGTGGCTCTAATCAGCATGCAAAGTCTGACTGGATGGAAATGGAAAAAGAGCGTGGTATATCGGTTACGACCTCTGTAATGCAATTTCCGTATAACAATGCGCTGGTTAATTTACTTGATACTCCTGGACACGAAGACTTCTCAGAAGATACTTACCGTACGCTAACTGCGGTAGATTCGTGCTTAATGGTTATTGATGCCGCAAAAGGTGTAGAAGAACGTACCCGTAAGCTAATGGAAGTTACGCGCTTACGTACTACCCCTATTGTTACCTTTATGAATAAGTGTGACCGTGATATTCGTGACCCAATGGAGCTACTTGATGAAGTAGAAACAGAGCTAAACATTGCCTGTGCACCGATTACGTGGCCAATTGGTTGTGGTAAAGAGTTTAAAGGTGTTTACCACATTCATAACGACGAAGCAGTTTTATACAAAACAGGCCAAGGTCATACTATTCAAGAAGTTCGTACAGTAAAAGGCCTTGATAACCCAGAGCTTGATACCGCCATTGGTGAAGAACTCGCCGAGCAATTACGTGAAGAGCTAGAGCTTGTTATTGGTGCGTCAAACGAGTTTGACCTTGAACTATTTTTAGCGGGTGAACTTTCACCAGTGTACTTTGGTACTGCTCTTGGTAACTTTGGTGTTGATCACGTACTTGATGGCTTAACGCAGTGGGCGCCTACGCCATTACCACGTGAAACAGAAGACCGCCAAGTAATTGCTACCGAAGAAAATTTTACCGGTTTTGTGTTTAAAATTCAGGCCAATATGGACCCTAAACACCGTGACCGTATTGCCTTTATGCGTATTGTGTCGGGCAAATACAGCCAAGGCATGAAAATGAACCACGTACGCCTAGGTAAGCAAATTAGCATTTCTGATGCGGTAACCTTTATGGCGGGCGATCGTGAGCGTGCAGCAGATGCATTCGCAGGCGATATTATAGGCCTACATAACCACGGCACAATTCAAATTGGTGATACCTTTACGCAAGGCGAAAAGCTTAAATTTAGCGGTATTCCTAACTTTGCGCCTGAGCTATTTCGTCGTATTCGTTTGCGCGATCCGCTTAAACAAAAGCAACTATTAAAAGGTTTAGTACAGCTTTCTGAAGAAGGTGCAGTACAAGTATTTAGACCGCTTATTAATAACGACTTAATTGTAGGCGCGGTAGGTGTACTACAGTTTGACGTAGTTGTAGCGCGCTTAAAAGCTGAGTACAACGTAGATGCTATTTACGAAGGTGTAAACGTAAATACAGCGCGCTGGGTAAGCTCAACTGACGTTAAAAAGTTTGAAGAGTTTAAACGCAAGTGCGAAAGCAACTTAGCACTTGATGGTGGCGATAATTTAACTTACATAGCACCGAGCCGTGTAAATCTTAATTTATCGACAGAGCGTTACCCAGAAGTAACCTTTAACCATACTCGCGAAAACTAG
- a CDS encoding HlyD family secretion protein produces MALPKVVKLTVAATILVVIAGSIIYLNKHQSQSATQTTDDAYVQADFTFVAPRIPGTVEQVLIKDNQQVQKGDLIATIDNRDFVVALDAAKAQANSAKASITSLQAKLTYQDSLVQQAQAAAEADTASLKLAQLNLKRYTNLATDGSGTVQAREEAQAKLAIQKANLHKNQAGLNAAQQQIEILRADIEKAKAVLVQANARVVDAELKLSYTQITAPIDGIIGQKSVRVGAYVKPGSPLLVVVPLDKVFVSANYRETQLANVKVGQEVEIKVDALPGQILRGHVDSLSPASGVSYSAIGAHNATGNFTKIVQRLPVKISLDANQPALKQLRVGMSVVPSISITQ; encoded by the coding sequence ATGGCCTTACCAAAAGTAGTTAAATTAACCGTTGCAGCAACAATACTTGTCGTTATTGCGGGCAGTATTATTTATCTAAATAAACATCAGTCGCAAAGTGCAACTCAAACAACGGACGATGCTTACGTGCAAGCCGACTTTACCTTTGTGGCACCGCGGATACCTGGCACGGTAGAGCAAGTACTAATTAAAGATAATCAGCAAGTACAAAAAGGCGATTTAATTGCCACCATAGATAATCGCGATTTTGTTGTGGCTCTAGATGCTGCTAAAGCCCAAGCTAATAGTGCTAAAGCAAGTATAACTAGCTTGCAAGCTAAGTTAACTTATCAAGATTCGCTGGTACAACAAGCGCAAGCTGCTGCAGAGGCCGACACTGCATCGCTTAAATTAGCGCAGTTAAATTTAAAGCGTTATACCAACCTAGCAACTGATGGCTCAGGCACTGTACAAGCACGAGAAGAAGCACAAGCAAAGCTGGCTATTCAAAAAGCAAACTTGCATAAAAACCAAGCAGGCCTTAATGCTGCACAGCAGCAGATTGAAATTTTACGTGCCGATATTGAAAAAGCCAAAGCTGTGCTAGTGCAAGCGAATGCGCGCGTAGTTGATGCAGAGCTTAAGTTATCGTACACCCAAATTACAGCGCCTATTGATGGCATAATTGGCCAAAAATCGGTGCGTGTAGGTGCATATGTAAAACCAGGTAGCCCACTATTGGTTGTTGTACCACTTGATAAAGTGTTTGTTAGTGCAAACTATCGTGAAACTCAACTAGCTAACGTAAAAGTAGGTCAAGAAGTTGAAATAAAAGTAGATGCACTACCAGGGCAAATTTTACGCGGCCACGTTGATAGCCTAAGCCCTGCCAGTGGAGTAAGCTATTCAGCTATTGGTGCACACAACGCCACGGGTAACTTCACTAAAATTGTGCAGCGCTTACCAGTTAAAATTAGCCTAGATGCAAACCAGCCAGCGCTTAAGCAATTACGTGTAGGAATGTCGGTTGTACCAAGCATTTCAATAACGCAGTAA
- a CDS encoding MFS transporter: protein MNVVTVNVPVQKAAPVAKPAGPSKQALAGLLGIFIAAMMAGLNNLVGALSLADVRGVLGASLDDASWLSSAYTVGELIAMPFASWFAITLSVRRFHISMVTICGVIAAILPFIYDLNLLIALRFVQGVSSGALIPILMMAALKFLPPNIRLHGLALYAMTATFAPNLAIWLSGQWADVLSDWRWIYWQVIPLCVIAGSLTAWGLPKEGVKYARFKEGNWLGLVCGVSSLTLIAIALDQGVRLDWFNSSLISVCLFGGLILFGCYVLTEWHHKAPFMKPQLIGRRNLGIGSVMLTMLLVVLMSGSILPSTHLASLHSYRALQLAPVGLLIALPQLVLGSVVALLLYKKWVDARIVMAIGLFLIALACFSGAQITPLWHREQFLTAQLLQAFGQPMAVVSILFLMTSVLDPSEGPFFSGTINTLRVFGSLIGGAVVGQLLTVRSHFHNEMLLDRASMVGNALANTIPNEQLGGVIAQQSLVMSLGDAYLVLGVLALVLIPLALCMNFVPAPNLSKS, encoded by the coding sequence ATGAATGTAGTCACGGTTAATGTGCCTGTGCAAAAGGCTGCCCCTGTTGCTAAGCCCGCAGGCCCATCAAAACAAGCACTTGCTGGTCTATTAGGTATTTTTATTGCCGCAATGATGGCGGGTTTAAATAACCTAGTAGGGGCACTGAGTTTGGCTGATGTGAGAGGTGTATTAGGGGCTAGTTTAGATGATGCGTCTTGGCTTTCAAGCGCCTATACCGTTGGGGAGCTTATTGCTATGCCCTTTGCCTCATGGTTTGCCATTACGTTATCGGTTAGACGCTTTCATATTTCTATGGTGACTATATGTGGCGTTATTGCGGCTATTTTGCCATTTATTTATGATTTAAACTTATTAATTGCACTGCGTTTTGTGCAAGGGGTAAGTAGTGGCGCGCTCATTCCTATATTGATGATGGCTGCACTTAAATTTTTACCACCTAACATACGTTTACACGGTTTAGCGCTTTACGCCATGACCGCCACATTCGCTCCAAATTTAGCTATTTGGCTAAGCGGGCAGTGGGCTGATGTGTTATCGGATTGGCGCTGGATTTATTGGCAAGTTATTCCGCTTTGTGTTATTGCAGGCTCATTGACTGCGTGGGGGCTGCCAAAAGAGGGCGTTAAATATGCGCGCTTTAAAGAAGGAAATTGGTTAGGCCTAGTGTGCGGCGTATCGTCGTTAACGTTAATTGCTATCGCGCTTGATCAAGGTGTGCGCTTAGATTGGTTTAACTCATCGCTTATTAGTGTGTGCTTATTTGGTGGGCTTATTTTATTTGGCTGTTACGTATTAACCGAATGGCATCACAAAGCACCGTTTATGAAACCGCAATTAATAGGCAGGCGCAATTTAGGGATTGGCTCTGTAATGCTTACTATGTTGTTAGTGGTGTTGATGTCGGGCTCAATATTGCCCTCAACCCATTTAGCCAGTTTGCACAGTTATAGAGCATTACAGCTAGCGCCAGTAGGATTATTAATAGCGTTGCCGCAGCTAGTGCTTGGCTCGGTAGTGGCGCTACTTTTATATAAAAAATGGGTAGATGCCCGCATTGTAATGGCAATAGGGCTATTTTTAATTGCATTGGCTTGTTTTAGCGGCGCGCAAATTACGCCGTTATGGCATCGCGAGCAATTTTTAACAGCGCAGCTACTGCAAGCATTTGGACAGCCAATGGCGGTGGTCTCTATTTTATTTTTAATGACCAGTGTACTAGACCCAAGCGAAGGGCCGTTTTTTTCGGGAACCATAAACACATTACGTGTATTTGGCTCGCTCATTGGTGGTGCTGTTGTAGGGCAGCTATTAACGGTTCGTAGTCATTTTCATAACGAAATGCTATTAGACCGCGCCTCTATGGTGGGTAACGCATTGGCAAACACCATACCGAATGAACAATTAGGCGGCGTTATTGCCCAGCAATCGTTAGTGATGTCCTTAGGCGATGCCTATTTAGTGCTTGGTGTGTTAGCGCTTGTATTAATTCCGCTGGCGCTATGTATGAACTTTGTACCAGCCCCGAATCTTAGTAAATCTTAA